In Stieleria varia, one genomic interval encodes:
- a CDS encoding CPBP family intramembrane glutamic endopeptidase produces the protein MKSLSSLASTARDPKFRPTVILLVATPLMMCWRYYGSRDYFAEHITQWMPAQMVPADWMPGGTDLQHAAAVFQFLTCFALLGLIPALILRCGYRERLRDYGLCVGDPRKTALSLLILSPVFLVAGYLGSQDPEVAQAFPINPRAGDSAGMFVMHGATYLLFYLGWEFCFRGFLLFGLRDSLGDANAILVQTMASTLLHIGGPAAEAFGAILGGILWGWLALWSRSLLSGLAQHYLLGISLDYFLCFHDS, from the coding sequence ATGAAGTCGTTGTCATCACTCGCCTCCACTGCGCGAGACCCCAAGTTTCGGCCGACAGTCATCCTGCTCGTCGCCACGCCACTCATGATGTGCTGGCGATACTACGGCTCACGAGATTACTTCGCCGAACACATCACGCAGTGGATGCCTGCCCAGATGGTGCCGGCCGATTGGATGCCTGGCGGAACCGATCTGCAACATGCTGCGGCGGTCTTTCAGTTCCTTACCTGCTTCGCTCTGCTGGGACTGATCCCCGCGCTGATTCTGCGATGTGGTTATCGCGAACGCCTGCGTGACTACGGTTTGTGTGTGGGCGATCCTCGCAAGACGGCGCTGTCATTGCTCATCTTGTCTCCGGTGTTTCTCGTCGCGGGCTATCTTGGGTCTCAAGATCCAGAGGTTGCCCAGGCCTTTCCGATCAACCCTCGCGCCGGTGATTCGGCCGGGATGTTTGTGATGCACGGAGCCACTTACCTGCTGTTTTATCTGGGGTGGGAGTTTTGCTTTCGCGGTTTCTTGCTGTTTGGATTACGTGATTCGCTCGGCGATGCGAACGCGATCCTGGTTCAAACCATGGCCTCGACGTTGCTGCACATCGGCGGCCCGGCGGCGGAAGCGTTCGGGGCGATCCTCGGCGGGATTTTATGGGGCTGGCTGGCGTTGTGGTCACGGTCGCTGCTGTCTGGACTGGCGCAGCATTACCTCTTGGGAATCTCGCTGGATTACTTCTTGTGCTTCCACGACTCCTGA
- a CDS encoding SRPBCC family protein, producing the protein MPCYNSIVVDAPIDKVWDEVRDFHQLEWGRPFITSVTAVGEIPGDRVGAKRVLNGAFEETLQELDESRYKLSYSIDEGPEPVSSASVSAYIGSIRLLPITADDATFVQWTSQYQADNPQLVADFLNPIYAALLACLRDYFQNQTSED; encoded by the coding sequence ATGCCCTGCTACAACTCAATCGTCGTTGACGCACCGATCGACAAAGTGTGGGATGAAGTCCGAGATTTTCATCAGCTCGAATGGGGACGGCCTTTCATCACCAGCGTGACGGCTGTTGGTGAGATCCCAGGTGACCGAGTTGGTGCCAAACGTGTACTCAACGGTGCGTTCGAGGAAACGCTTCAAGAATTGGATGAGAGCAGGTACAAGCTTTCTTACTCCATCGATGAAGGCCCCGAACCTGTTTCCAGTGCTTCTGTATCAGCGTACATCGGTTCTATTCGCTTGTTGCCGATCACGGCTGACGACGCAACGTTCGTGCAGTGGACGTCACAGTATCAAGCGGACAATCCTCAGTTGGTCGCGGATTTTCTCAATCCAATCTATGCCGCGCTATTGGCTTGCCTGCGTGACTACTTCCAAAACCAGACATCTGAAGATTGA
- a CDS encoding sugar phosphate isomerase/epimerase family protein, with protein MKEIVLSVVAMTWWLVPETMAQDPAPFKPPFFAFENGVHFGSTQERARVLKELGYDGIGSANPQNLPERLQVYDAAGLKIYSLYVGGSLQAGGPKYDKVISTAIEQLKGRDTVIELFVQGGSGASDTAAVAFVRDIADQAKASGLRVVLYPHTGFYIDTIGDAVRIAKASDRENVGVMFNLCHFLNVQPEADFRAALTQAKPYLWRVSVSGGKVGGKPWNELIQTLDQGDFDQVALLRELRNHGFKGAVGLQCYGVGGDSRENLKRSVQAWQKNLAELSK; from the coding sequence GTGAAAGAAATTGTTCTGAGCGTTGTTGCGATGACCTGGTGGTTGGTTCCCGAGACGATGGCGCAAGACCCTGCGCCATTCAAACCGCCATTTTTTGCATTTGAAAATGGAGTTCACTTCGGCAGCACTCAGGAGCGTGCGCGGGTGCTGAAGGAGCTTGGCTACGACGGCATCGGCTCGGCAAATCCTCAGAATCTGCCGGAGCGTCTGCAGGTCTACGACGCGGCCGGTTTAAAGATCTATAGTCTGTACGTGGGCGGCAGTTTGCAAGCCGGTGGGCCGAAGTATGACAAGGTCATTTCTACTGCGATCGAGCAATTGAAAGGTCGCGATACGGTGATCGAACTTTTTGTTCAAGGCGGCTCGGGAGCCAGCGATACCGCAGCAGTCGCTTTCGTGCGTGACATTGCGGATCAGGCGAAAGCATCCGGCTTACGGGTCGTGCTGTATCCGCACACCGGTTTTTACATCGATACGATTGGTGACGCCGTCCGAATCGCCAAAGCCAGCGACCGAGAGAATGTGGGTGTGATGTTTAATCTTTGCCACTTTCTGAATGTCCAGCCGGAGGCCGACTTCCGAGCGGCCCTGACCCAAGCGAAACCCTATTTGTGGCGGGTCAGTGTTTCGGGAGGCAAGGTTGGCGGCAAGCCTTGGAACGAACTGATTCAAACCCTCGACCAGGGCGATTTTGATCAAGTCGCATTGCTGCGGGAATTAAGGAACCACGGGTTCAAGGGCGCGGTGGGCTTGCAGTGCTACGGCGTTGGCGGCGACTCGCGAGAAAACTTGAAACGGAGCGTCCAGGCGTGGCAAAAGAACTTGGCTGAACTCAGCAAATAG
- a CDS encoding SUMF1/EgtB/PvdO family nonheme iron enzyme: protein MTNQIKKLTDPSASLWSAAAACDEIRSFKIRRKNRKQMIRHGFAITTTLALLALIALVGWRAHQNSQLRSLSNQYSVQRRMLGTLQSQKNPSVERLLREADLLHDASLQPDSNTPVENIRNAINLVDQAEKLDVELTRLGKLHKPIGETLTQTAWLEQSASIASRVVELKERYMQIGRQLDDGEIDQAESSLMLLLSDVGSAERDNAKASQADGLREEWQQAQKSVPERLENDPELWTINRLASQAEQGFNQGDWQNARSLFGQALTRMSDFLGSNLSQEEWRSIEQRNAKLARVLRGESTTAEGVTTPKNDPPMQTVAVADSVEKVKPNTVKPAALNATIELSETAESPAGTPAAFEQAFAEFLGSVGGRTKAVLNAKTPVADEDLSKLNQQISQNQIRLATEISLLDESRAQILSEIAKDLVTERKEYEELKRLTKVNDPEVVSVAKSIERLQRRRDRLVESNKRHQNDWAKNEAPQLAATEIMRIGAGLLAAMRADEHEELMYRTVAEHYRPGGDDYPMVWIEPGKLTDVQARSLVGNQKLDQAMEIESPFWIGASEVTLAMALSWLNDPEVELKGEWGRMTFGKSPIVDVDGQYQINPKSPFSQSPQQPLVGISPAGAQAYCEWCSHRDPQYDYRLPTEIEWEYAARAGTATPYFWGPKEDGVRANVRGTAIRGTNRSGRFLGLTSKVASYPANPWGLHDTTGNVWELCGKPSAATHPNCSAPRMRRGQVDEHVIRGGSWSSLPVDSQVSSRSFAEDTERSRSLGLRLVAIPKRTQRVEPESLAQILGRVADGQPRPNAGTYTGQRRNLSSIEVQEISLIVSEEVVVETTGVIEGPESLSRLKNLWVRDYDHRLERGGLAVYASQPDQKQWFVVVEVDGKSFRGCVFGNPSDSDSLEDWIANSNRQCESVSMNLASDTTWVDSASSEAAPAVRKNWRTLLAEYAPGCLSRPLAAITPHLSRRPTGELYELGLYGAQLTPEIIQLINLHHRSVSNIALMKSNVNDVMLGQLAPLNRIRVLSVWGTEISPVGLSLICEQFPRLRHLGLNATQTMTPEASVQLPKLQELQSLSAGWTGCTDRSILPLMQMPSLTKLNLEGNKFTDDALATLARCKSLEEIRLDTGQSKFSKAAITKLTQALPNCVLAIE from the coding sequence ATGACGAATCAAATAAAGAAACTAACCGACCCGTCGGCGTCCCTGTGGAGTGCTGCTGCGGCCTGTGACGAAATCCGATCGTTCAAGATCCGCCGCAAAAATCGAAAGCAAATGATTCGTCACGGCTTCGCCATCACGACGACATTGGCTCTGCTGGCGCTGATCGCACTTGTCGGCTGGCGTGCCCATCAAAATTCGCAACTGCGATCACTGTCGAACCAGTATTCCGTTCAGAGAAGAATGCTGGGCACATTACAGAGCCAAAAGAATCCCTCTGTCGAGCGTCTATTACGTGAAGCAGACCTACTACATGATGCATCGCTGCAACCCGATTCGAATACTCCCGTTGAGAACATCCGCAATGCGATCAACTTGGTTGATCAAGCCGAGAAGCTCGATGTCGAGCTCACCCGACTGGGCAAACTACACAAGCCGATTGGCGAAACGCTCACGCAAACCGCTTGGTTGGAACAATCTGCGTCCATCGCCAGTCGCGTTGTCGAGTTGAAAGAGCGATACATGCAGATTGGTCGCCAGCTTGACGACGGGGAAATCGATCAGGCGGAGAGCTCACTGATGTTGCTGCTCTCAGACGTGGGGTCCGCAGAACGCGACAATGCCAAGGCCTCACAGGCGGACGGACTACGAGAGGAATGGCAACAAGCCCAGAAATCGGTGCCCGAGCGACTTGAGAATGACCCCGAACTATGGACGATCAATCGATTGGCGTCGCAGGCTGAGCAAGGATTCAATCAGGGTGACTGGCAAAACGCCCGTTCCCTTTTCGGACAAGCCTTGACGCGAATGAGCGATTTTCTGGGATCCAATCTGAGTCAGGAGGAGTGGAGGTCGATCGAACAACGCAATGCGAAACTGGCTCGCGTTCTGCGGGGAGAATCCACAACGGCAGAAGGAGTAACGACACCGAAGAATGATCCGCCCATGCAAACAGTGGCGGTTGCTGATTCAGTGGAGAAGGTAAAGCCAAACACTGTCAAGCCAGCCGCATTGAATGCGACGATCGAATTATCCGAAACAGCGGAATCGCCCGCAGGGACTCCCGCCGCATTTGAGCAGGCGTTCGCTGAGTTTCTTGGATCCGTCGGAGGGAGAACCAAAGCCGTTTTGAATGCAAAGACGCCGGTGGCGGATGAAGACTTGTCAAAACTAAACCAGCAGATTTCGCAGAATCAAATACGCCTCGCTACCGAGATTTCGTTGCTCGACGAATCGCGTGCTCAGATACTATCTGAGATTGCAAAAGACTTGGTTACAGAGCGCAAGGAGTACGAGGAACTGAAACGACTGACCAAGGTGAATGATCCAGAGGTCGTCTCGGTGGCAAAGAGCATTGAGCGACTTCAGAGGCGTCGCGACCGCCTGGTCGAATCGAACAAGCGTCATCAGAACGACTGGGCAAAGAACGAAGCACCGCAACTGGCTGCGACAGAGATCATGAGGATTGGTGCCGGGCTCTTGGCCGCAATGCGTGCGGACGAACATGAGGAGCTCATGTATCGGACGGTAGCAGAACACTATCGCCCCGGCGGTGATGACTATCCGATGGTCTGGATTGAGCCTGGTAAACTGACTGATGTTCAGGCAAGGTCGCTGGTCGGCAATCAGAAATTGGACCAAGCGATGGAAATCGAATCACCGTTTTGGATCGGCGCGTCAGAGGTCACCCTTGCCATGGCTCTGAGCTGGCTGAACGATCCCGAGGTGGAACTCAAAGGGGAATGGGGCCGCATGACTTTTGGCAAATCGCCAATCGTTGACGTGGATGGCCAATATCAGATCAATCCAAAATCGCCTTTTTCGCAGTCTCCCCAGCAACCTCTCGTCGGGATCAGTCCGGCGGGCGCCCAAGCGTATTGCGAATGGTGCAGTCACAGGGACCCTCAGTACGACTACCGTTTGCCAACTGAGATCGAATGGGAATACGCCGCACGAGCCGGCACAGCGACGCCCTATTTTTGGGGTCCAAAAGAAGATGGTGTCAGGGCCAACGTCCGGGGAACTGCTATTCGTGGAACAAATCGCTCTGGACGGTTTCTGGGTTTGACCAGCAAGGTGGCAAGCTACCCGGCCAACCCCTGGGGACTGCATGACACGACCGGAAACGTCTGGGAACTTTGCGGCAAGCCATCGGCTGCAACTCACCCGAACTGCTCTGCCCCCAGAATGCGTCGCGGACAAGTCGATGAGCACGTGATCCGAGGCGGCAGTTGGTCGTCACTGCCAGTCGACTCGCAAGTCAGCAGCCGAAGCTTTGCGGAGGACACGGAGCGAAGTCGTAGCCTGGGCCTTCGTTTGGTCGCGATCCCCAAGCGGACACAGCGAGTGGAGCCAGAATCATTGGCTCAAATTCTAGGCAGAGTCGCCGATGGTCAGCCTCGACCCAATGCCGGTACCTACACCGGACAGCGAAGAAACCTGTCGTCCATTGAAGTTCAAGAAATCTCATTGATTGTCAGCGAAGAAGTGGTCGTCGAAACCACGGGGGTGATCGAAGGCCCGGAGTCGTTGAGCCGGTTGAAGAACCTTTGGGTCCGCGACTACGACCATCGGCTTGAACGTGGCGGTCTCGCGGTCTACGCGAGCCAGCCCGATCAGAAGCAGTGGTTTGTGGTGGTCGAGGTGGACGGAAAATCGTTCCGTGGTTGCGTCTTTGGAAATCCGTCCGACTCAGACTCACTGGAGGATTGGATTGCCAACAGCAATCGGCAATGCGAGTCCGTTTCGATGAATCTCGCCAGTGACACGACATGGGTCGACTCAGCGTCGTCGGAGGCGGCACCAGCGGTCAGAAAAAACTGGAGAACGTTGCTTGCCGAGTACGCCCCTGGATGTCTTTCACGACCGCTTGCGGCTATCACTCCACACCTGTCCCGACGGCCGACCGGAGAGCTGTATGAACTGGGCCTTTACGGCGCCCAACTGACGCCGGAGATCATCCAACTGATCAACCTGCACCATCGCTCTGTTTCCAACATCGCTCTGATGAAGTCGAACGTCAACGACGTGATGCTCGGGCAACTTGCTCCACTGAATCGCATTCGAGTCTTGAGCGTCTGGGGCACTGAGATCTCACCGGTCGGGTTGAGTTTGATTTGCGAACAATTCCCTCGTCTGCGTCATCTCGGACTCAACGCGACGCAAACGATGACACCGGAGGCGTCTGTTCAACTACCGAAACTACAAGAGCTGCAGTCTCTCAGCGCGGGTTGGACCGGATGCACCGACAGGTCAATCCTGCCACTGATGCAAATGCCCTCATTGACGAAGCTCAACTTGGAGGGAAACAAATTCACTGACGACGCTCTGGCGACGCTTGCCCGATGCAAATCGCTTGAGGAGATTCGTCTCGACACCGGGCAAAGCAAATTTTCGAAGGCGGCGATCACCAAGTTAACGCAAGCTCTGCCAAATTGCGTGCTGGCGATCGAATGA
- a CDS encoding serine/threonine protein kinase: MKKERHHHPDGSRQEPQSTLSDDHPIDPNRSDTGPVGFQLHDALGLGDADNLDELDSFTESLLKQRGLQINRRIDRGGYGVVYRAKELTSGESRAVKILLNPENSTAMATFQREWKVLSSKSLPGVHDDQPRLAPRLFFGESGKGAKPFLVLEWIDGQNVENWIAARPTLTCEARLDLCERIFSAYATLHSCNLLHRDVSLRNIMIHNNRIRLIDFGSACRRDVGYASRHSVSRVPVTPATASDRMLENESRGTVADEVHAIAKCCFYVLTGKPSHLVDPSLWRQTLSNSKVPRSIIENTLLPRMAQPTPDVSHPMN, from the coding sequence ATGAAAAAGGAACGCCATCACCATCCGGACGGGAGTCGTCAAGAGCCGCAGTCGACTCTATCGGACGACCATCCGATCGACCCGAATCGATCCGATACCGGGCCCGTCGGATTTCAGCTCCATGATGCTCTCGGATTGGGGGACGCTGACAATTTGGACGAGTTGGATTCGTTCACGGAGAGCCTCCTGAAACAGAGAGGACTACAGATCAACCGGCGAATCGATCGTGGCGGCTACGGAGTCGTCTATCGGGCAAAAGAACTGACGTCCGGAGAGTCGCGTGCTGTCAAGATTTTGTTGAACCCAGAGAACTCCACTGCGATGGCAACCTTCCAACGTGAATGGAAGGTGTTGTCATCCAAAAGTCTGCCAGGGGTTCACGATGACCAGCCCCGTTTGGCACCGCGTCTGTTTTTCGGTGAAAGCGGCAAAGGGGCGAAACCGTTTCTCGTGCTGGAATGGATCGACGGACAGAACGTCGAGAACTGGATAGCAGCTCGACCTACGTTGACATGCGAAGCACGCTTGGATCTGTGCGAGCGAATCTTCTCCGCCTATGCGACGTTGCATTCATGCAACCTGCTGCACCGAGACGTTTCGCTCAGAAACATCATGATTCATAACAATCGAATTCGACTGATCGACTTCGGCAGCGCATGCCGCAGAGATGTCGGCTACGCGAGTCGTCATTCCGTTTCGCGGGTTCCTGTCACACCGGCAACGGCATCCGATCGGATGCTGGAAAACGAATCTCGTGGAACGGTTGCCGACGAAGTGCATGCCATTGCGAAGTGTTGTTTCTATGTCTTGACCGGCAAACCCTCGCATTTGGTTGATCCATCGCTGTGGCGTCAGACGCTCAGCAATTCCAAGGTACCTCGCTCGATTATCGAGAACACGTTGCTGCCGCGAATGGCCCAGCCGACCCCCGATGTATCTCATCCAATGAACTAG
- a CDS encoding RNA polymerase sigma factor, with product MNSPDQSPRDHDELEPWIFQRIEQLCSENDDALASDRDPELEDAIYRFLYRELRRVAAVLPGLGPKALDRNADHSARFTAVLNKAFLRILERYPDRLLRAKARNQLTGYVSKTMSSMMLNHYARKERYQKVLQDVVQDLPMHDQEGDQLIAGLTEDRGAYFQNRTGIEFAIGLRVLKQWDESDDLEERSRAMVMRFRYVDGFGYAEIAERLSITKQNVERLLERAKYHLKRAQP from the coding sequence ATGAATAGCCCAGACCAGTCGCCGAGGGATCACGATGAATTGGAACCTTGGATCTTTCAGCGTATCGAGCAACTTTGTTCGGAAAACGATGATGCGTTGGCTTCCGATCGAGATCCCGAATTGGAAGACGCAATCTATCGCTTCTTGTATCGGGAGCTTCGACGCGTCGCCGCTGTGCTGCCCGGTCTCGGCCCCAAGGCTTTGGACCGAAACGCGGATCACAGTGCCCGGTTCACGGCGGTTTTGAACAAGGCGTTTCTCCGCATCTTGGAACGTTATCCGGATCGACTCCTCCGCGCCAAGGCAAGGAACCAACTCACCGGATACGTTTCCAAGACCATGTCGAGCATGATGCTCAATCACTATGCACGCAAGGAGCGTTATCAGAAAGTATTGCAAGACGTCGTTCAAGACCTACCGATGCACGACCAGGAGGGTGATCAGTTGATCGCGGGATTGACCGAAGACCGCGGAGCGTATTTTCAGAATCGAACTGGGATCGAATTCGCCATCGGGCTCCGCGTCCTAAAACAGTGGGACGAATCCGATGACCTGGAAGAACGTTCCAGGGCGATGGTCATGCGGTTTCGATATGTCGACGGTTTTGGTTACGCAGAGATCGCTGAGCGACTGTCCATTACAAAGCAAAATGTCGAGCGATTGCTTGAACGAGCGAAGTATCACCTGAAGAGAGCTCAGCCATGA
- a CDS encoding sigma-70 family RNA polymerase sigma factor — MNSSEDSYIAESSLRQTWSIGPLRPWLLLLAERHMPADLRGKVDPSDLVQQALLDAWRGQTGFRGSTHAERLAWLRVILTRTMMRQRRDCLATEKRGMGREKTLQAAVDRDSIQLEQLAVGKEPDPQSVADRAEQTLRLAATLEKLSPEHRTVLTLRHIDGLSHDEIAERMGKTSAAVRMLWIRALEKLKQLHGS, encoded by the coding sequence ATGAACTCCAGTGAGGACTCGTACATCGCAGAAAGCTCACTGCGGCAAACTTGGTCGATCGGTCCCCTCCGACCTTGGCTGTTGCTCCTGGCCGAGCGTCACATGCCCGCCGACTTGCGAGGCAAAGTCGACCCATCGGACTTGGTACAGCAAGCCCTGTTGGACGCGTGGCGTGGTCAAACCGGTTTTCGGGGATCCACACACGCGGAACGCTTGGCTTGGCTGCGTGTGATTCTGACGCGAACGATGATGCGACAGCGACGCGATTGTCTGGCGACTGAAAAACGCGGAATGGGACGCGAAAAGACTTTGCAAGCCGCCGTCGACCGGGACAGTATTCAGTTGGAACAACTCGCCGTCGGCAAAGAACCCGACCCGCAGTCCGTCGCCGATCGAGCCGAACAAACGCTGCGGTTGGCCGCCACACTCGAGAAACTTTCGCCTGAGCATCGCACCGTCCTGACGCTGCGGCACATTGACGGCCTGTCCCACGATGAGATCGCCGAGCGAATGGGCAAAACGTCAGCCGCCGTCCGCATGCTGTGGATTCGAGCGTTGGAAAAGCTGAAACAACTGCACGGTAGCTGA